From Helicoverpa armigera isolate CAAS_96S chromosome 19, ASM3070526v1, whole genome shotgun sequence, one genomic window encodes:
- the LOC110373935 gene encoding small ribosomal subunit protein uS3, which translates to MAVNNISKKRKFVGDGVFKAELNEFLTRELAEDGYSGVEVRVTPTRSEIIIMATRTQSVLGEKGRRIRELTSVVQKRFNIPEQSVELYAEKVATRGLCAIAQAESLRYKLIGGLAVRRACYGVLRFIMESGARGCEVVVSGKLRGQRAKSMKFVDGLMIHSGDPCNDYVNTATRHVLLRQGVLGIKVKIMLPWDQQGKNGPKKPQPDHILVTEPKDEPVPLEPTSDVRSLAPAPLPQPVPAVA; encoded by the exons ATGGCGGTGAACAACATTTCTAAAAAGCGAAAA TTCGTCGGAGACGGAGTTTTCAAGGCGGAACTCAATGAGTTCTTGACCAGGGAGCTTGCTGAGGATGGCTACTCCGGCGTGGAGGTGCGCGTCACTCCGACTCGCTCGGAGATCATCATTATGGCCACCAGGACACAGAGCGTGCTCGGAGAGAAGGGCCGCAGGATCCGTGAGCTGACCTCCGTGGTGCAGAAGAGGTTCAACATCCCGGAGCAGTCCGTGGAGCTGTACGCCGAGAAGGTGGCGACCCGCGGTCTGTGCGCCATCGCGCAGGCTGAGTCGCTCAGATACAAACTCATTGGAG GACTTGCTGTGCGTCGTGCATGCTATGGTGTCCTCCGTTTCATCATGGAGTCTGGTGCCCGTGGTTGCGAGGTTGTCGTGTCCGGCAAGCTGCGTGGTCAGCGTGCCAAGTCCATGAAGTTCGTGGACGGCCTCATGATCCACTCTGGAGACCCATGCAATGACTACGTCAACACAGCCACACGTCACGTGTTGCTCAGACAAGGAGTGCTTGGTATTAAG GTCAAGATCATGTTGCCATGGGACCAACAAGGCAAGAACGGCCCCAAGAAGCCACAGCCCGACCACATCCTGGTGACGGAGCCCAAGGACGAGCCCGTGCCCCTGGAGCCCACCAGTGACGTGCGTTCccttgcgcccgcgccgctgccgCAGCCCGTACCCGCTGTCGCTTAG